A single genomic interval of Anopheles marshallii chromosome 2, idAnoMarsDA_429_01, whole genome shotgun sequence harbors:
- the LOC128709480 gene encoding 60S ribosomal protein L30, with amino-acid sequence MVTAKKQKKALESINSRLALVMKSGKSCLGYKQTLRTLRQGKAKLVIIANNTPHLRKSEIEYYAMLAKTGVHHYNGNNIELGTACGKYFRVCTLSITDAGDSDIIRSLPEAQAGGQ; translated from the exons ATGGTTACCGCCAAGAAGCAG AAAAAAGCTTTGGAGAGCATCAACTCTCGCCTGGCGCTGGTAATGAAATCGGGCAAATCTTGCCTTGGTTACAAGCAGACGTTGCGAACTCTCCGGCAAGGCAAGGCCAAACTGGTCATCATTGCCAACAACACGCCCCACCTCCG CAAATCGGAAATCGAGTACTACGCTATGTTGGCCAAGACTGGTGTACATCACTACAATGGCAACAACATCGAGCTGGGTACGGCTTGCGGTAAATACTTCCGTGTGTGCACCCTCTCGATTACCGATGCTGGAGACTCGGATATCATTCGTAGCCTGCCGGAAGCCCAAGCTGGTGGACAGTAA
- the LOC128707911 gene encoding very-long-chain (3R)-3-hydroxyacyl-CoA dehydratase 2-like has protein sequence MAQDKKDKPSFLVKAYLALYNTAQFAGWTYIFVQFMRHFFVHGHSLDTLWGRVGQATFFFQMLAILEVVHAMAGIVPSNVSMTFLQVFGRSMIVAAAIEGTPTGQKSPGLPLAVFCWSVTEIFRYSYYVAHLLLPSVPSLLVWVRYTIFIPMYPCGFLGELLCSYWAQSYIRDTGKWSVELPNRFNFSFSFYYFMWIMAICYMPLFPQMYLHMFAQRRKVLGRGSGQQKAAKTH, from the exons ATGGCGCAGGACAAGAAGGACAAACCTTCGTTTCTTGTAAAAGCATACCTCGCGCTGTATAATACAGCCCAATTTGCCGG CTGGACGTACATTTTCGTGCAGTTTATGCGGCACTTTTTCGTGCATGGCCATTCGCTGGATACGCTATGGGGTCGTGTAGGGCAGGCGACCTTCTTCTTCCAAATGTTGGCCATTCTCGAGGTGGTGCATGCGATGGCCGGTATCGTACCGAGCAACGTGTCGATGACGTTCCTGCAGGTGTTTGGACGCAGCATGATCGTAGCCGCTGCAATCGAAGGCACACCGACCGGTCAGAAATCGCCGGGCCTGCCGCTAGCAGTGTTCTGCTGGAGTGTGACCGAAATCTTCCGGTACAGCTATTATGTGGCCCATCTGCTGCTTCCGAGTGTACCATCGTTGCTCGTCTGGGTACGGTACACGATTTTCATCCCGATGTATCCGTGCGGATTTTTGGGCGAGCTGTTGTGCAGTTACTGGGCCCAAAGCTACATCCGTGACACGGGAAAATGGAGCGTGGAGTTACCGAATCGGTTCAACtttagtttttcattttactaCTTCATGTGGATTATGGCCATTTGCTATATGCCGCTTTTCCCGCAAATGTACCTACACATGTTTGCCCAGCGACGGAAGGTGCTTGGCCGTGGAAGTGGTCAGCAAAAAGCGGCAAAAACACACTAA
- the LOC128719623 gene encoding very-long-chain (3R)-3-hydroxyacyl-CoA dehydratase 2, whose protein sequence is MAPKEPSPIVKSYLILYNAAQVLGWCYMLYQLIAYYTVDKGTEQTLWEYLGFTVILFQNAALLEIVHAFTRIVPSNPILTTFQVLSRVMVVCGVVMATPTGKVSPGLPLAILAWSVTEIIRYAYYALNLIDAVPQLLIFLRYTTFIVLYPTGVTGELLCFYWAQSHVAQTKQWSIEMPNTYNFTFSYLYFLWAVMLLYIPLFPQLYMHMFAQRRKILGSSSSSAGKQKSN, encoded by the exons ATGGCTCCTAAAGAACCGTCTCCGATCGTCAAATCGTATCTAATTCTTTACAACGCCGCCCAAGTGCTCGG CTGGTGTTACATGCTATATCAACTGATAGCTTACTACACCGTCGACAAAGGCACGGAACAAACACTGTGGGAGTATCTCGGATTTACCGTCATACTGTTCCAAAATGCAGCCCTGCTTGAG ATTGTCCACGCATTTACGCGTATCGTGCCCAGCAATCCCATCCTCACCACGTTCCAGGTGTTGTCCCGCGTGATGGTTGTCTGCGGTGTTGTGATGGCAACTCCCACCGGCAAAGTTTCGCCCGGACTTCCGCTGGCCATCTTAGCCTGGTCGGTGACGGAGATCATCCGATACGCGTACTATGCCCTTAATCTGATCGACGCCGTACCGCAGTTGCTTATCTTTCTGCGCTACACCACCTTCATTGTGCTCTACCCGACCGGAGTGACCGGTGAGCTGCTGTGCTTTTACTGGGCCCAATCACACGTCGCCCAAACGAAACAGTGGAGCATCGAAATGCCCAACACGTACAACTTTACCTTCTCGTACCTTTACTTCCTGTGGGCGGTGATGCTGCTCTACATCCCACTGTTTCCCCAGCTGTACATGCACATGTTTGCCCAGCGCCGAAAGATTCTTGGATCCAGCTCGTCCAGCGCAGGCAAGCAGAAAAGCAATTGA
- the LOC128709204 gene encoding uncharacterized protein LOC128709204: MARRNVWSGEETMELLEIIKEQNFMNLFATASRGQKDYDVYRMIEEELQKNGFHGKDAGQIYHKWKNLKRAFYQSKKLNKGRAICEFAEELADILEKPCALKRREPDPPVEPVEGEPAPVKKRNNSQLKTIRSQIVAKLAKAQNDNSDEFAKKWNDLNDYEFKLYKRKEKEQTVIMNRLLDDSKTTLMSRCRDILAGRTLLIAKEGDMDEEEEEEDEVEVDIDRLNVIEIVTTDLEIAPGEEATVKDFQMQSGSSELMEFI, from the exons ATGGCTCGCCGAAATGTCTGGAGCGGAGAAGAAACGATGGAACTGCTGGAGATAATCAAGGAACAGAACTTTATGAATCTGTTCGCAACGGCTAGCCGTGGCCAGAAAGACTACGATGTGTACCGGATGATAGAAGAGGAACTACAGAAGAACGGCTTTCATGGGAAGGACGCGGGACAAATTTATCACAAGTGGAAGAATCTCAAGCGAGCATTCTACCAATCGAAGAAGCTAAACAAAGGCCGTGCCATCTGTGAGTTTGCCGAAGAGCTAGCCGACATACTGGAGAAACCTTGTGCGCTAAAGCGTCGTGAACCTG ATCCTCCTGTAGAGCCAGTTGAGGGAGAACCAG CTCCAGTGAAGAAACGCAACAACTCGCAGCTTAAAACCATTCGCAGCCAGATTGTGGCAAAGCTTGCCAAAGCGCAGAACGATAACAGTGAcgagtttgccaaaaagtggAACGATCTGAACGATTACGAGTTTAAGCTGTACAAGCGCAAGGAAAAGGAACAGACGGTCATCATGAACCGCTTGCTGGACGATAGCAAAACGACGCTCATGAGCCGATGCCGGGATATACTGGCCGGACGAACATTACTGATAGCTAAAGAAGGTGACAtggacgaggaggaggaggaggaagatgagGTAGAGGTGGACATAGATCGTTTAAATGTAATCGAAATAGTTACTACCGACCTGGAGATCGCACCGGGCGAGGAAGCGACCGTGAAAGACTTTCAAATGCAATCCGGTTCAAGTGAGCTGATGGAGTTTATTTAG
- the LOC128709207 gene encoding uncharacterized protein LOC128709207: MDPAHKRQVVENLFLTFATKQAELFKQYDANRKKRSKIFLQRLRYQLKRNGEAHRKEWSSKLETELLDSIPTRKIWKLTRNDRWFRELFQHDNNDQELLQHFRMDRGMFDTLVEMLNQDLAPHPLLAAQSCSAEKKIGIGLYKLTTGADYATIGNLFGVHKATVKNCVHQFCKSIVKNAMDTEIYLPDHDEMGDIGKAFEEKSDIPLIIGAMGRIHIPITPSLADSKNYLNGRKWPSLILQAVVDNNHCFRHITCGHVGATEDSVVLSDSGLYQHFEGAELPTQSVNGTTIKSFIVSESSYPLLPWLQHAYVTPQTTEEETFNEHLNKARIFVDEAFEKLRVRFRILQRKIDIDINFVPQILLTCCILHNILEKNQTPYLEEWKESLLELGGKYPQPDGSTSTNYTTTVEGETVRDALKEHLQSKYVLFRSIEYNQVYFISGGTN; this comes from the exons ATGGACCCAGCTCATAAACGGCAAGTGGTGGAGAATCTGTTCCTAACGTTCGCAACAAAACAGGCGGAGCTGTTCAAACAGTACGATGCGAACAGGAAGAAGCGGTCCAAGATTTTCCTCCAGCGGCTACGCTACCAGCTGAAACGCAACGGTGAGGCCCATCGGAAAGAATGGAGCAGCAAGCTGGAGACGGAACTGCTGGACAGCATACCGACGCGTAAGATCTGGAAGTTGACCCGCAACGATCGATGGTTCCGCGAACTGTTCCAGCATGACAACAACGATCAGGAGCTGTTGCAACATTTCCGTATGGATCGTGGAATGTTCGATACCTTGGTGGAGATGCTTAACCAAGATCTGGCACCGCATCCATTGCTGGCGGCCCAGTCTTGTAGTGCCGAGAAAAAGATTGGAATCGGGTTGTACAAGCTGACGACCGGTGCCGATTACGCCACCATCGGAAACCTATTTGGCGTGCACAAAGCGACGGTCAAGAACTGTGTCCATCAGTTTTGCAAATCGATAGTAAAGAACGCCATGGACACGGAGATCTATCTGCCCGACCACGATGAGATGGGCGATATCGGTAAAGCATTTGAGGAGAAGAGCGACATTCCGTTGATTATTGGTGCGATGGGTCGTATACACATTCCCATTACGCCCTCGCTGGCTGATTCTAAAAATTATCTCAACGGAAGGAAATGGCCTTCTTTGATTCTGCAAGCGGTCGTCGATAACAATCATTG TTTTAGGCACATTACATGTGGACATGTCGGTGCAACAGAGGACAGTGTCGTGTTGAGCGATTCTGGCCTGTACCAACACTTTGAAGGTGCAGAATTG CCTACTCAGAGTGTCAATGGCACCACAATAAAGTCGTTCATCGTGTCCGAATCCTCCTACCCGTTGCTTCCTTGGCTGCAACACGCTTACGTGACACCGCAAACGACCGAAGAAGAAACGTTCAACGAACATCTAAACAAAGCACGCATATTCGTGGATGAAGCGTTCGAAAAGCTTCGGGTACGGTTCCGCATACTGCAACGGAAAATCGACATCGATATCAACTTTGTGCCGCAGATTCTGCTTACCTGCTGCATCTTGCATAACATTCTCGAAAAGAACCAAACACCATATTTGGAAGAGTGGAAGGAATCGCTGCTAGAATTGGGCGGAAAGTATCCACAACCGGATGGTTCGACCAGCACGAACTATACGACCACGGTCGAGGGAGAGACCGTAAGGGATGCGCTCAAGGAACACCTGCAATCGAAATA